In Stieleria varia, one genomic interval encodes:
- a CDS encoding aldo/keto reductase, whose protein sequence is MSSPTPNRHVVLGLWPIAGITTLGVTESDALQTIRCAIDAGITRFDTAFAYGYDGRSDRMLGDAIASRRDEFDVIGKVGQRWTSDHQRVLDGRPETLIADAETSLRRIGIEQFDTLMLHAPDPKVPIQISANAIAELTRRGLSRRIGVCNVDVEHYQRFRDAVGCDAVQCPLNMLQSDASASLIRQCEQDRCDVFTFWTLMKGLLAGKISREHTFADGDSRPGYAVFQGQQRENAHKVLDELAPLACKRGRTIAQLAIGWVLSQPGVTAALVGAHKPEQIAETAAATPLDEDLLSEVDSIVYRNT, encoded by the coding sequence ATGTCATCACCAACACCCAACCGTCACGTTGTACTGGGGCTCTGGCCGATCGCAGGCATCACGACGCTCGGAGTGACCGAGTCCGACGCGTTGCAGACGATCCGGTGCGCCATCGATGCCGGGATCACCCGATTCGATACCGCATTCGCCTATGGGTATGACGGACGAAGCGATCGCATGCTGGGGGATGCGATCGCAAGCCGACGCGATGAGTTTGACGTGATCGGTAAAGTCGGTCAGCGTTGGACGTCAGACCACCAGCGTGTGCTCGACGGCCGACCGGAAACTCTGATCGCGGACGCCGAAACATCCCTCCGACGTATTGGAATCGAGCAATTTGACACACTGATGTTGCATGCTCCAGACCCAAAGGTACCAATCCAAATCTCTGCGAATGCAATCGCGGAGTTGACGCGCCGTGGATTGTCTCGACGCATCGGTGTTTGCAATGTCGACGTAGAGCATTACCAGCGGTTTCGCGATGCAGTTGGCTGTGATGCCGTGCAGTGCCCATTGAACATGTTGCAGTCGGATGCCTCAGCAAGTTTGATCCGACAGTGCGAGCAGGACCGATGCGATGTGTTTACGTTTTGGACGTTGATGAAAGGATTGTTGGCGGGCAAGATCTCGCGCGAACATACGTTTGCCGACGGAGATTCTCGTCCGGGTTACGCGGTATTCCAAGGACAGCAGCGGGAGAATGCGCACAAGGTCTTGGACGAGTTGGCACCGCTGGCATGCAAGCGGGGACGAACAATCGCCCAATTGGCGATCGGTTGGGTGTTGTCGCAACCGGGTGTTACCGCCGCACTGGTGGGTGCACACAAACCCGAGCAGATCGCCGAGACCGCTGCGGCAACGCCGCTCGATGAGGACTTATTGAGCGAAGTCGATTCGATTGTTTATAGAAACACGTAA
- a CDS encoding class I SAM-dependent methyltransferase — translation MSDRRYQLIDFGRGRKLESLGGHLVSRPSPAANDDIPTTPAVWRDAASIFDASHKAWAHRSPWPDDLRVDCDGFVMPVQPTPFGHIGLFPEQAENWRWLRSDGVPASSDSEPAKALNLFAYTGASSMALLSAGFAVAHVDAAKANVMAARRAAEANGWQDAPVRYLVDDAAKFCAREVRRGNRYHTIVLDPPAFGHSPKGKTWRLERDLWPLLDDVWRIKTKPDFRILVTGHSTGVDQEQITAFFEEKQFRRGGLQLRLQSGRSELTDTVGRKLDAGFYVRVNGRVSE, via the coding sequence TTGTCTGACCGCCGCTATCAACTGATCGACTTCGGCCGTGGGCGCAAGCTGGAATCGTTGGGCGGGCACCTTGTCTCTCGACCGTCGCCCGCCGCAAACGACGACATCCCCACGACTCCGGCGGTTTGGCGTGACGCGGCGAGCATTTTTGATGCAAGTCACAAGGCTTGGGCGCATCGGTCACCGTGGCCGGACGATTTGCGGGTGGACTGTGATGGATTTGTCATGCCCGTGCAGCCGACGCCGTTCGGGCATATCGGACTGTTTCCAGAGCAAGCAGAGAATTGGCGTTGGTTGCGCTCCGACGGGGTTCCAGCGTCGAGCGATTCCGAACCGGCCAAGGCGTTGAATCTGTTTGCGTACACCGGTGCCAGCTCGATGGCACTGCTCTCAGCAGGCTTTGCCGTCGCGCATGTCGATGCGGCCAAGGCCAATGTGATGGCCGCGCGGCGTGCGGCCGAAGCCAATGGTTGGCAAGACGCACCGGTACGCTACCTCGTGGACGATGCTGCAAAGTTTTGCGCACGAGAGGTTCGCCGTGGCAACCGATACCACACCATCGTCTTGGATCCGCCCGCTTTTGGACATTCGCCCAAGGGTAAAACCTGGCGACTGGAACGCGACCTCTGGCCATTGCTGGATGATGTCTGGCGAATCAAGACGAAACCCGATTTTCGAATTTTGGTCACCGGGCACTCAACGGGTGTGGATCAAGAGCAGATCACCGCGTTTTTTGAGGAAAAGCAATTTCGGCGAGGGGGACTGCAATTGCGTCTACAATCTGGACGGTCAGAATTGACGGATACCGTCGGCCGCAAACTTGACGCAGGGTTTTACGTTCGTGTGAACGGCCGCGTCAGTGAATGA
- a CDS encoding (2Fe-2S)-binding protein: MKDDDELCLCFHVSRRKVIQFLKTQRPKSASQLSECFGAGTGCGWCRPFLRRLWESEQPETESLPNPETYATERAAYRDKTP; the protein is encoded by the coding sequence ATGAAAGACGACGACGAACTCTGCTTGTGCTTTCACGTCTCGCGCCGCAAAGTCATCCAGTTCCTCAAGACGCAACGACCGAAATCCGCATCGCAACTTTCGGAATGTTTTGGAGCGGGCACCGGTTGCGGATGGTGCCGCCCCTTCTTGCGTCGACTTTGGGAGTCGGAACAACCAGAGACGGAATCGTTGCCCAACCCCGAAACCTACGCCACCGAGCGAGCCGCCTACCGGGACAAAACCCCTTAG
- a CDS encoding universal stress protein, with the protein MKVLLATDGSETAKHAAEFLAKMELAAELDVTLATVSHDPADFANAYVPVAEDWKTQERERVATHQAELESILSGVTRSVTLHQQFGTVAHDIVELSQRMQADLVVLGAVGHSMIRRMLLGSVSDYVANHASCSVLIVRPTAELNHGQVNVLIAYDGSLASKQAAEELVGLPWKAEPAISVLSVVQEYDVLLGDGISAVALSDQTEWFERMRGENQSMTDQIAHQMKGAEAHVTKGYHVGDAIVDYAEKHKSDLIVVGDSGHSVIEDLLLGSTSKFIMRHAPCSVWISRHHRNTNNTTSELADNLST; encoded by the coding sequence ATGAAGGTATTACTGGCGACCGACGGTTCGGAGACAGCAAAGCATGCGGCGGAGTTTCTGGCCAAGATGGAGTTGGCCGCTGAGTTGGACGTGACGCTGGCGACGGTTTCGCATGACCCTGCTGATTTCGCCAACGCCTACGTTCCAGTGGCGGAAGACTGGAAAACGCAAGAGCGTGAACGAGTTGCCACGCACCAAGCGGAACTGGAATCGATTTTGTCTGGGGTCACCCGTAGCGTGACGCTACACCAACAGTTTGGCACTGTCGCACATGACATCGTTGAGTTGTCGCAGAGGATGCAAGCCGATTTGGTTGTCCTGGGGGCCGTCGGTCACTCGATGATTCGACGGATGCTGCTGGGCAGCGTGTCGGACTACGTTGCCAATCACGCATCGTGCTCGGTCTTGATTGTCCGACCGACGGCCGAGCTCAATCACGGACAGGTCAACGTCTTGATCGCGTACGATGGCTCTTTAGCGTCCAAACAAGCTGCGGAGGAACTAGTTGGCCTGCCGTGGAAAGCCGAGCCCGCCATTTCAGTGCTCAGTGTCGTTCAAGAATACGACGTTTTGCTCGGTGATGGCATCTCTGCGGTTGCATTGAGCGACCAGACGGAGTGGTTCGAACGCATGCGTGGCGAGAACCAGTCGATGACGGACCAAATTGCTCATCAGATGAAGGGTGCAGAAGCCCACGTGACCAAGGGATATCACGTCGGAGATGCGATCGTCGACTATGCGGAAAAGCACAAGTCGGACTTGATCGTTGTTGGTGATTCAGGGCATAGCGTGATCGAAGACTTGCTGCTGGGCAGCACGTCGAAGTTCATCATGCGACATGCGCCGTGCAGCGTTTGGATCTCACGACACCACCGCAACACCAACAACACGACGAGCGAACTCGCGGACAATCTTTCGACTTGA
- a CDS encoding protein kinase domain-containing protein encodes MTSANEPEPTTPIPISGARPGGSLVGTRLGGYQVLRQLGSGGMSEVYAARDLTLDRDVALKVLRSDLANDKSYIERFRREARAAARLNHSNIVQVYEVGNVDKTHYIAQELIEGRNLREHLQSVGQIDPAQAVEILLAVASALEVATEVGITHRDIKPENVMISQRGAIKVADFGLARLNMDSDTSNAGLTQAGFALGTPRYMSPEQVQGMPVDSRSDLYSLGVTMYHLLAGRPPFDSDDPMALAYAHLNETPKPLDRARGNDDVPEWLVAIVARLILKDPNKRFQSPTELLNTLRGDTQSVSYNVGTSSATVHLQRAAEEARKRERRKLARRATAVLAPLLALIAGIAISWPQGGDKVANMLRPAKVTRGETVERQFVIAVERDDEAGWLAVSEYFPPDENPVHREYATKASLQLAALYATQEDFAAADRILQRIHSDAQVDRRYRLVALAKHVGVLGKLSDPMRLAAVKREFVAMYQELESSNSPVIEWFRRVVPEEDRPVVDSVSLADPAT; translated from the coding sequence TTGACTTCAGCAAATGAACCGGAACCGACAACCCCGATACCGATCAGCGGAGCTAGGCCCGGTGGATCGTTGGTGGGAACGCGATTGGGTGGCTACCAAGTGCTCAGGCAACTTGGCAGCGGTGGTATGTCGGAAGTCTACGCGGCCCGCGATCTGACGCTGGATCGCGATGTGGCGTTGAAAGTCTTGCGGAGCGACTTGGCGAACGACAAGAGCTACATCGAGCGATTTCGCCGCGAAGCCCGCGCCGCCGCACGCTTGAACCATTCCAATATCGTCCAGGTCTATGAAGTCGGTAACGTCGACAAGACGCATTACATCGCCCAAGAGTTGATCGAAGGACGCAACCTCCGCGAACACTTGCAATCTGTCGGGCAGATCGATCCGGCGCAAGCCGTTGAGATCTTGCTCGCCGTCGCGTCGGCATTGGAGGTTGCCACGGAAGTCGGAATCACGCACCGTGACATCAAACCCGAGAACGTGATGATCAGCCAACGTGGTGCCATCAAGGTCGCCGATTTTGGCTTGGCCCGTTTGAACATGGACTCCGACACCAGCAACGCGGGACTGACACAAGCCGGTTTTGCGTTGGGAACGCCACGGTACATGAGCCCGGAGCAAGTGCAAGGAATGCCAGTCGATTCTCGCAGCGATTTGTATTCGCTCGGTGTGACGATGTATCACTTGCTGGCCGGACGGCCCCCGTTCGATTCAGACGACCCGATGGCACTCGCCTACGCGCATTTGAACGAAACCCCCAAACCGCTGGACCGCGCCCGCGGCAACGATGACGTGCCGGAATGGCTGGTCGCGATCGTCGCGAGATTGATACTCAAAGATCCGAACAAACGTTTTCAGTCGCCCACCGAGTTGCTCAACACCTTGCGTGGGGACACCCAGTCGGTGAGTTACAACGTCGGCACTTCCAGCGCGACTGTTCACCTGCAACGAGCTGCCGAGGAGGCAAGAAAACGGGAGCGACGCAAGCTGGCTCGACGTGCAACTGCGGTGCTGGCTCCTTTGTTAGCTCTGATCGCTGGCATCGCGATCTCATGGCCGCAAGGCGGCGACAAGGTTGCCAACATGCTGCGACCGGCCAAGGTCACTCGGGGCGAGACCGTTGAGCGGCAGTTTGTGATCGCGGTCGAGCGTGATGACGAAGCAGGCTGGTTGGCTGTGAGCGAGTACTTTCCCCCTGACGAGAACCCCGTCCATCGCGAATACGCCACCAAAGCGAGCTTGCAGTTGGCTGCTCTTTACGCAACCCAAGAGGACTTTGCGGCGGCCGATCGGATTCTGCAACGGATCCATTCAGATGCCCAAGTCGATCGCAGGTACCGTTTGGTTGCACTTGCAAAACACGTCGGCGTCCTGGGGAAACTCTCCGATCCGATGCGGCTCGCAGCAGTCAAACGCGAGTTCGTCGCGATGTACCAGGAACTGGAATCGAGCAACAGCCCCGTCATCGAATGGTTCCGACGCGTGGTTCCAGAAGAAGACCGTCCTGTGGTGGATTCGGTTTCTCTCGCCGATCCGGCTACTTGA
- the larE gene encoding ATP-dependent sacrificial sulfur transferase LarE translates to MNDPAQNANRLMDALAGHRRLVVAFSGGVDSSVVVAAAARCHASGTRLQSVIAVTARSPSVPRWQLDLAIRVAKEIGVEHRIVDTQETLRPEYVTNDSQRCFYCKQTLYATLTTIAAQHGSPTAEDTVALVSGTNADDLGDYRPGIQAGRQADVLTPLADLGLGKAEVRQLAKYFGLSNAELPASPCLASRIAYGVSVTPERLGMVEKAESILRDLGFSDLRVRLHENDLARIEVPVEEMQKLLQSGVRRQIDVCFRELGFLYVTIDLCGLHSGSMNLPLVSISGAAD, encoded by the coding sequence ATGAACGATCCCGCACAAAACGCAAACCGACTGATGGACGCACTGGCTGGCCATCGCCGACTCGTCGTGGCGTTCTCCGGTGGCGTTGACAGTAGCGTGGTTGTCGCCGCTGCGGCCCGTTGTCATGCGTCTGGGACGCGTTTGCAAAGCGTGATCGCGGTCACCGCACGGTCGCCCAGCGTTCCTCGTTGGCAGTTGGACTTGGCCATCCGGGTTGCCAAAGAGATCGGGGTGGAGCATCGTATCGTGGACACCCAGGAAACATTGCGACCGGAGTATGTGACCAATGATTCCCAGCGATGCTTTTATTGCAAACAAACCTTGTATGCGACGCTGACGACGATCGCGGCACAGCACGGTTCCCCCACTGCCGAAGATACGGTCGCACTCGTCTCTGGGACCAACGCCGATGACTTGGGGGACTATCGGCCGGGCATCCAAGCGGGGCGTCAGGCCGACGTGCTCACTCCGCTGGCAGACCTGGGGCTTGGCAAAGCCGAGGTGCGTCAGTTGGCAAAGTATTTCGGATTGAGCAATGCGGAATTGCCTGCCTCTCCGTGTTTGGCCAGCCGGATTGCCTATGGCGTGTCGGTCACTCCGGAGCGACTAGGAATGGTCGAAAAAGCGGAGTCCATTTTGCGTGACTTGGGGTTCTCTGACCTGCGGGTTCGACTGCACGAGAATGATTTAGCACGCATCGAAGTCCCCGTGGAGGAAATGCAAAAGCTGCTACAATCAGGCGTGCGGCGCCAAATCGATGTCTGCTTCAGAGAGCTTGGATTTCTGTACGTGACGATCGACCTGTGTGGACTGCACAGCGGCAGCATGAATTTGCCATTGGTATCGATTTCGGGAGCGGCGGATTGA
- a CDS encoding M20/M25/M40 family metallo-hydrolase, with translation MSEIEVNKTAALERFLSLTAIRGGSGDEKAVAEAIAGLLIAGDCDPSWIQTDDANTRTKLKGNTGNLIVKLPGRGSGPITMLSAHMDTVPICLGSQPEVRGDEVHSSAPTGLGADDRSGCAAILTAALERLAVGEEQFAPAVIVFIIQEEIGLHGARHLSTEMVGTVDRAFNFDGGSLDKVTTGAIGGERMDIRLSGIPAHAGVAPENGASAIVMAARAIESLDRRGWLGKVENEFGVGTANVGVIHGGDATNVVTPEVSLRAEARSHDSEMRTRIVGEIRSAFETAAAEVTNAAGHSGTCEFQSQVDYEAFALPEDHPSIQAAEKALLRIGRSPYRAIANGGLDANWLFRHGIAAVTMGCGQKNIHTADERLELPDFYGACQVATHLITE, from the coding sequence ATGTCTGAGATCGAAGTCAACAAAACGGCTGCGTTGGAGCGTTTTTTGAGTTTGACCGCCATTCGGGGCGGCAGCGGAGACGAAAAAGCTGTTGCGGAAGCGATCGCGGGGTTATTGATCGCAGGCGACTGCGATCCGTCGTGGATCCAAACCGACGACGCAAACACACGCACCAAGCTCAAGGGCAATACGGGTAATTTGATCGTCAAGCTCCCCGGTCGCGGCAGCGGTCCCATCACGATGTTGTCCGCGCACATGGACACCGTGCCTATCTGCCTGGGCAGCCAACCGGAGGTTCGAGGCGATGAAGTTCACAGCAGTGCGCCGACGGGACTGGGGGCGGACGACCGCAGCGGTTGCGCTGCGATCTTGACCGCGGCCCTGGAACGTTTAGCAGTCGGTGAAGAACAGTTTGCTCCCGCCGTCATCGTCTTCATCATCCAAGAGGAAATCGGACTTCACGGTGCACGTCACCTGTCGACCGAAATGGTCGGCACCGTCGACCGCGCGTTCAACTTTGACGGAGGATCGCTCGACAAAGTTACCACGGGTGCGATCGGCGGAGAGCGGATGGACATTCGTCTGAGCGGAATTCCGGCGCACGCAGGAGTCGCCCCCGAGAACGGTGCCAGCGCGATCGTGATGGCGGCCCGCGCGATCGAGTCGCTGGATCGACGCGGCTGGTTGGGCAAAGTCGAAAACGAGTTCGGTGTCGGCACGGCCAACGTCGGTGTGATCCACGGTGGTGATGCCACCAATGTGGTGACTCCCGAGGTCTCGTTGAGAGCAGAAGCACGCAGCCACGACAGCGAAATGCGCACTCGGATCGTTGGCGAGATCCGCTCCGCGTTCGAAACCGCGGCAGCGGAAGTCACGAACGCTGCAGGCCATTCTGGCACGTGCGAGTTTCAATCCCAAGTCGACTACGAAGCATTCGCGTTGCCAGAGGATCACCCGTCCATTCAGGCGGCCGAGAAAGCACTGCTGAGAATCGGACGCTCGCCGTATCGTGCAATCGCCAACGGCGGATTGGATGCCAACTGGTTGTTCCGACACGGCATTGCGGCGGTCACGATGGGTTGCGGCCAAAAGAACATTCACACGGCGGATGAGCGTTTGGAACTACCGGACTTCTACGGTGCATGCCAAGTCGCAACGCATTTGATCACCGAGTGA
- the ccoS gene encoding cbb3-type cytochrome oxidase assembly protein CcoS gives MSVLYIALPIALLLGSAGLMACLYCIRDGQYDDMDTPSIRMLIDDRDEIDDAGDSASADIAN, from the coding sequence ATGAGTGTCCTGTACATTGCTCTACCGATCGCTCTGCTGTTGGGCTCCGCCGGTCTAATGGCATGTCTCTACTGCATCCGCGATGGTCAGTATGACGATATGGACACGCCGTCGATCCGCATGCTGATCGACGACCGCGACGAGATCGATGATGCCGGCGACTCCGCTAGTGCCGACATCGCGAATTGA